In the Haliaeetus albicilla chromosome 7, bHalAlb1.1, whole genome shotgun sequence genome, one interval contains:
- the TBCEL gene encoding tubulin-specific chaperone cofactor E-like protein isoform X2, which translates to MDQPSGRSFMQVLCEKYSPENFPYRRGPGMGVHVPATPQGSPMKDRLNLPSVLVLNSCGITCAGDENEIAAFCAHVSELDLSDNKLEDWHEVSKIVSNVPHLEFLNLSSNPLSLSVLERRCAGSFAGVRKLVLNNSKASWETVHTILQELPDLEELFLCLNDYETVSCSPVCCQSLKLLHITDNNLQDWTEIRKLGIMFPSLDTLILANNNLTTIEESEDSLARLFPNLRSINLHKSGLHCWEDIDKLNSFPKLEEVKLLGIPLLQSYTTEERRKLLIARLPSIVKLNGSIVADGEREDSERFFIRYYMEFPEEEVPFRYHELVTKYGKLEPLAVVDLRPQSSVKVEVHFQDKVEEMSIRLDQTVAELKKHLKTVVQLSTSNMLLFYLDQEAPFGPEEMKYSSRALHSYGIRDGDKIYVEPRMK; encoded by the exons ATGGACCAGCCCAGTGGAAGGAGTTTCATGCAAGTTCTTTGTGAGAAATACAGCCCCGAGAACTTCCCGTATCGTCGTGGACCTGGTATGGGGGTGCATGTCCCAGCAACTCCACAGGGTTCACCTATGAAAG atCGCCTCAACCTTCCGAGTGTGCTAGTACTGAACAGCTGTGGCATAACCTGTGCAGGGGATGAGAATGAAATCGCTGCCTTCTGTGCTCATGTGTCTGAGCTAGATCTTTCTGACAATAAACTGGAAGACTGGCATGAG GTCAGTAAAATTGTGTCCAACGTTCCCCACTTGGAGTTTCTAAACTTGAGTTCCAACCCTCTAAGTTTGTCCGTTTTAGAGAGAAGGTGTGCTGGGTCTTTCGCTGGTGTTCGCAAACTTGTGCTCAACAACAGCAAAGCTTCCTGGGAAACAGTCCACACAATCCTGCAGGAATTACCAGA CTTGGAGGAGCTCTTCCTGTGCCTTAACGACTATGAAACAGTGTCTTGTTCTCCGGTTTGCTGTCAGTCTCTCAAATTACTCCACATAACTGACAATAATCTTCAAGACTGGACTGAAATTCGAAAATTGGGAATTATGTTTCCATCACTGGACACACTTATTCTGGCTAACAACAACCTCACGACCATTGAAGAGTCGGAAGATTCCCTAGCAAGGCTGTTCCCCAACCTGCGATCCATCAACTTGCACAAGTCAG GTCTGCATTGCTGGGAGGACATTGACAAGTTAAATTCTTTTCCCAAGCTCGAGGAAGTAAAATTGCTAGGAATCCCTTTGCTGCAGTCCTACACCACTGAGGAGCGCAGGAAGCTGCTAATAGCCAG GTTGCCATCTATTGTCAAGCTCAATGGAAGCATCGTTGCCGATGGGGAGCGAGAGGACTCGGAGCGATTCTTCATCCGATATTACATGGAGTTCCCAGAGGAGGAAGTCCCATTCAG GTATCACGAGCTGGTCACAAAGTACGGGAAGCTGGAGCCCTTGGCAGTCGTGGATCTTCGGCCACAGAGCAGCGTGAAGGTGGAGGTTCACTTCCAGGATAAGGTGGAAGAGATGTCGATCCGTCTTGATCAGACTGTGGCAGAATTGAAGAAGCACTTAAAAACTGTGGTGCAGTTGTCAACAAGCAACATGCTGCTCTTCTACTTGGACCAGGAAGCTCCTTTTGGTCCCGAGGAGATGAAATACAGCTCGCGAGCACTGCATTCTTATGGCATTCGGGATGGAGATAAAATTTATGTGGAACCTAGAATGAAATAG
- the TBCEL gene encoding tubulin-specific chaperone cofactor E-like protein isoform X1, with translation MFENTCEYLTVLLRELQEGSMDQPSGRSFMQVLCEKYSPENFPYRRGPGMGVHVPATPQGSPMKDRLNLPSVLVLNSCGITCAGDENEIAAFCAHVSELDLSDNKLEDWHEVSKIVSNVPHLEFLNLSSNPLSLSVLERRCAGSFAGVRKLVLNNSKASWETVHTILQELPDLEELFLCLNDYETVSCSPVCCQSLKLLHITDNNLQDWTEIRKLGIMFPSLDTLILANNNLTTIEESEDSLARLFPNLRSINLHKSGLHCWEDIDKLNSFPKLEEVKLLGIPLLQSYTTEERRKLLIARLPSIVKLNGSIVADGEREDSERFFIRYYMEFPEEEVPFRYHELVTKYGKLEPLAVVDLRPQSSVKVEVHFQDKVEEMSIRLDQTVAELKKHLKTVVQLSTSNMLLFYLDQEAPFGPEEMKYSSRALHSYGIRDGDKIYVEPRMK, from the exons ATGTTTGAGAATACCTGCGAATATCTCACAGTCCTCTTGCGAG AACTCCAAGAAGGGAGCATGGACCAGCCCAGTGGAAGGAGTTTCATGCAAGTTCTTTGTGAGAAATACAGCCCCGAGAACTTCCCGTATCGTCGTGGACCTGGTATGGGGGTGCATGTCCCAGCAACTCCACAGGGTTCACCTATGAAAG atCGCCTCAACCTTCCGAGTGTGCTAGTACTGAACAGCTGTGGCATAACCTGTGCAGGGGATGAGAATGAAATCGCTGCCTTCTGTGCTCATGTGTCTGAGCTAGATCTTTCTGACAATAAACTGGAAGACTGGCATGAG GTCAGTAAAATTGTGTCCAACGTTCCCCACTTGGAGTTTCTAAACTTGAGTTCCAACCCTCTAAGTTTGTCCGTTTTAGAGAGAAGGTGTGCTGGGTCTTTCGCTGGTGTTCGCAAACTTGTGCTCAACAACAGCAAAGCTTCCTGGGAAACAGTCCACACAATCCTGCAGGAATTACCAGA CTTGGAGGAGCTCTTCCTGTGCCTTAACGACTATGAAACAGTGTCTTGTTCTCCGGTTTGCTGTCAGTCTCTCAAATTACTCCACATAACTGACAATAATCTTCAAGACTGGACTGAAATTCGAAAATTGGGAATTATGTTTCCATCACTGGACACACTTATTCTGGCTAACAACAACCTCACGACCATTGAAGAGTCGGAAGATTCCCTAGCAAGGCTGTTCCCCAACCTGCGATCCATCAACTTGCACAAGTCAG GTCTGCATTGCTGGGAGGACATTGACAAGTTAAATTCTTTTCCCAAGCTCGAGGAAGTAAAATTGCTAGGAATCCCTTTGCTGCAGTCCTACACCACTGAGGAGCGCAGGAAGCTGCTAATAGCCAG GTTGCCATCTATTGTCAAGCTCAATGGAAGCATCGTTGCCGATGGGGAGCGAGAGGACTCGGAGCGATTCTTCATCCGATATTACATGGAGTTCCCAGAGGAGGAAGTCCCATTCAG GTATCACGAGCTGGTCACAAAGTACGGGAAGCTGGAGCCCTTGGCAGTCGTGGATCTTCGGCCACAGAGCAGCGTGAAGGTGGAGGTTCACTTCCAGGATAAGGTGGAAGAGATGTCGATCCGTCTTGATCAGACTGTGGCAGAATTGAAGAAGCACTTAAAAACTGTGGTGCAGTTGTCAACAAGCAACATGCTGCTCTTCTACTTGGACCAGGAAGCTCCTTTTGGTCCCGAGGAGATGAAATACAGCTCGCGAGCACTGCATTCTTATGGCATTCGGGATGGAGATAAAATTTATGTGGAACCTAGAATGAAATAG